GGTCGAGGCGGTCGAGCCCGCGGGCGTCGACCTCGTAGACCTGCAACGCCGCCGCCGCGATGTCGCGCGTGATGATCCCGTCGGCCTTGACCTGCGCGTAGTCCCGGACACGGCGCAGCAGCCGGTTGGCGATCCGGGGCGTGCCCCGGGAGCGGCCGGCAATCTCGGCGGCGCCGTCGGTGTCGATATCGACGTCGAGCAGGGTCGCCGAGCGGTGGATGACCCGCTCCAGTTCGGCGGGCTCGTAGAACTCCATGTGCGCGGTGAAGCCGAAGCGGTCGCGCAGCGGGGGCGGCAGCAGGCCCGCGCGCGTGGTGGCGCCGACCAGGGTGAACGGGGGCAGCTCAAGGGGGATGGCGGTGGCGCCGGGGCCCTTGCCGACGATGACGTCGACGCGGAAGTCCTCCATCGCCATGTACAGCATCTCCTCGGCGGGCCGGGACATGCGGTGGATCTCGTCGAGGAAGAGGACCTCGCCCTCCTGGAGGGAGGACAGGATCGCGGCCAGGTCGCCGGCGTGCTGGATGGCGGGGCCGGAGGTGATGCGGATGGGGGCGCCCATCTCGGCCGCGATGATCATGGAGAGGGTGGTCTTGCCGAGGCCGGGAGCGCCGGAGAGCAGCACGTGGTCGGCGGTGGCGCCCCGCGCGCGGGCGGCACGCAGCACGAGGTCCAGCTGCTCGCGGACCTTCTCCTGGCCGATGAACTCGTCCAGGTCCTTGGGCCGCAGCGCGGCCTCGACGGCCTGGTCCTCACGGTCGGCGGACGCACCGACGAGCCGCTCGGGGGCGGGGGTGTCGGTCGAGTCGTCCCAGTTCATGGAGTGTGCCTCGGGTGGTTGCGCGGTCGGGTGGTCGTGCGGTGGGTGATGTCCGGCCGTTCTGGTGCGAGCGGCCCCGCCTGTTTCAGCGCGCTCGGTTCAGCGTCTGCAGGGCCGCCTTCAGCAGCTGGCCCACTTGAGGCGTGCCCTCGGCGGCCTCCGCCTGCGGCGTGACGGCGGCGACCGCCTCGTCGGCCTCGCGGGTGGCGTATCCCAGGCCGATCAACGCGGCGTGCAGCTGGTCGCGCCAGCCGTTGCTGACCGGGGCTCCCACGGCGGGGGCGCCGACGGGCGCGCCCAGGCGGTCCTTCAGCTCCAGCAGGAGCTTCTGCGCGCCCTTCTTGCCGATGCCGGGAACGGCGGTGAGCGCCTTCTCGTCGCCGGTCGCGACGGCGCGGCGCAGGGCGTCCGGGGTGTGCACGGCGAGCATGGCCTGGGCGAGCCGGGGGCCGACCCCGCTCGCGGTCTGCAGCAGTTCGAAGACCTGGCGCTCGTCGTCGTCCGCGAAGCCGTACAGCGTCAGCGAGTCCTCCCGGACGACGAGGGAGGTGGCGAGCTTGGCGGGGTGGCCGACACGGAGCTTCGACAGCGTGTCGGGCGTGCACTGCACGGCCATGCCGACGCCGCCGACCTCGACCACCGCGGTGTCGGGAGCGAGGGCGGCGACCGTGCCGCTGACGAAGGCGATCATGCCGTACGGCCTTTCGATGCGGTTGCTTGTGCTGTGTGCAGGGCGA
This region of Streptomyces chromofuscus genomic DNA includes:
- the ruvB gene encoding Holliday junction branch migration DNA helicase RuvB — its product is MNWDDSTDTPAPERLVGASADREDQAVEAALRPKDLDEFIGQEKVREQLDLVLRAARARGATADHVLLSGAPGLGKTTLSMIIAAEMGAPIRITSGPAIQHAGDLAAILSSLQEGEVLFLDEIHRMSRPAEEMLYMAMEDFRVDVIVGKGPGATAIPLELPPFTLVGATTRAGLLPPPLRDRFGFTAHMEFYEPAELERVIHRSATLLDVDIDTDGAAEIAGRSRGTPRIANRLLRRVRDYAQVKADGIITRDIAAAALQVYEVDARGLDRLDRAVLEALLKLFGGGPVGLSTLAVAVGEERETVEEVAEPFLVREGLLARTPRGRVATPAAWEHLGLTPPRSGAAGNGQQDLFGA
- the ruvA gene encoding Holliday junction branch migration protein RuvA — translated: MIAFVSGTVAALAPDTAVVEVGGVGMAVQCTPDTLSKLRVGHPAKLATSLVVREDSLTLYGFADDDERQVFELLQTASGVGPRLAQAMLAVHTPDALRRAVATGDEKALTAVPGIGKKGAQKLLLELKDRLGAPVGAPAVGAPVSNGWRDQLHAALIGLGYATREADEAVAAVTPQAEAAEGTPQVGQLLKAALQTLNRAR